A genomic window from Luteolibacter flavescens includes:
- a CDS encoding 50S ribosomal protein L11 methyltransferase — translation MFVWSKLSASKWLDAWEDRFHGNPNFVLHVLKGGKSVRVEVFCATKPEAEAIAKQFGGSVRKLSADWKKAGPELPPPLKVRDKFIVTQASAAKDLKALEKEFPGRDIISIPPEMAFGTGDHATTSTCLRFLVDIAKSRPAGWTCADLGTGSGLLAIAAKKLGAGDTFACDYDPFALAVAERNFPRNHVEGIEAKELDILKWKPRKKYDVVLANIFSTVLIQAFPVIIKTLKPGGDIVLSGILASQAWDVFTAAASHGLGFPEVIKKGKWVTARGGWMNDLTA, via the coding sequence GTGTTCGTCTGGTCAAAACTCTCCGCCTCCAAGTGGCTCGACGCTTGGGAAGATCGCTTCCACGGCAATCCGAACTTCGTGCTCCACGTCCTGAAGGGCGGCAAATCCGTCCGGGTGGAGGTCTTCTGCGCCACGAAGCCGGAAGCGGAGGCCATCGCGAAGCAATTCGGCGGCTCCGTCCGCAAGCTCTCCGCCGACTGGAAAAAGGCCGGCCCGGAACTCCCGCCGCCGCTGAAGGTGCGCGACAAGTTCATCGTGACCCAGGCCTCCGCGGCGAAAGACCTGAAGGCGCTCGAGAAGGAATTTCCCGGTCGCGACATCATCAGCATCCCGCCGGAAATGGCATTTGGCACCGGGGACCACGCCACCACCTCGACCTGCCTGCGCTTCCTCGTGGACATCGCGAAGTCCCGCCCCGCCGGGTGGACCTGCGCCGACCTCGGCACCGGCAGCGGCCTGCTCGCCATCGCCGCGAAGAAACTCGGGGCCGGTGACACCTTTGCCTGCGACTACGATCCCTTCGCCCTGGCCGTCGCCGAGCGGAACTTCCCCCGCAACCACGTGGAGGGTATCGAGGCCAAGGAACTCGACATCCTGAAGTGGAAGCCGCGGAAGAAATACGACGTGGTCCTCGCGAATATCTTCTCCACCGTCCTGATCCAGGCCTTCCCGGTGATCATCAAGACGCTGAAGCCCGGCGGGGACATCGTCCTCTCCGGCATCCTCGCCAGCCAGGCATGGGACGTCTTCACCGCCGCCGCCTCCCACGGCCTCGGCTTCCCCGAGGT